One Thermodesulfobacteriota bacterium DNA window includes the following coding sequences:
- the ybgF gene encoding tol-pal system protein YbgF, whose product MKYRYIFFALTSYIMLFGCVATQDDVRGVYIRQNRLEAKTEKLSQEIEAIKRQSLASNSGEMMDQLVDLEKKVNDMERANSALKKRVDELSSAQASSSQFENMITEGSTGSSQMGAPLFSAGYKDLSEGNYKKAREQFNLFLDQNPTSPEASDAIYWIAESYYREGKFEQAILEFQRFIDTYPKDSRIPLSYLKQGLSLVNIGRKEEAKLFLQTLIDKYPKSDEAKIAKEKLDELAV is encoded by the coding sequence ATGAAATATAGGTATATTTTCTTCGCGCTAACCAGCTATATTATGCTATTTGGATGTGTCGCTACGCAGGATGACGTTCGGGGGGTCTATATTAGGCAAAATAGGCTAGAAGCCAAAACGGAAAAGTTGTCTCAGGAGATTGAGGCGATCAAAAGACAATCCTTAGCTTCAAACAGTGGTGAGATGATGGATCAACTAGTAGATTTAGAAAAAAAGGTAAATGATATGGAAAGAGCAAATTCAGCTCTTAAGAAAAGGGTAGATGAATTGAGTAGTGCACAAGCCTCCAGTTCTCAATTCGAAAATATGATAACAGAGGGAAGCACTGGTTCTTCTCAGATGGGGGCTCCATTGTTTAGTGCTGGATACAAAGATCTTAGCGAGGGAAATTACAAAAAAGCAAGAGAACAATTCAATTTGTTTTTGGACCAAAATCCAACTTCACCAGAGGCGTCTGACGCTATATACTGGATTGCTGAGTCATATTATAGAGAGGGTAAATTTGAACAGGCTATACTGGAATTCCAGAGATTTATTGATACCTATCCAAAAGATTCAAGGATTCCTTTATCATATTTGAAACAAGGGCTCTCGTTAGTTAATATAGGGAGAAAAGAAGAAGCGAAGCTTTTTCTTCAGACTTTGATCGATAAATACCCAAAATCGGATGAAGCTAAGATTGCAAAAGAAAAATTAGACGAACTTGCGGTTTAG